One window of the Patescibacteria group bacterium genome contains the following:
- a CDS encoding diacylglycerol kinase family protein, translated as MIHLTRLKQSFQYAYEGIRLAARENTFKVLVCAAAGALLLSYLFQVKPWEGIAILLVVMVVLVLEILNTVFERIADLVEPKMHRYVREIKDLMAAAVLVASLVAAIMGVVIFLPYIRMALSR; from the coding sequence ATGATTCATCTTACACGATTGAAGCAAAGTTTCCAGTATGCGTATGAAGGGATAAGGCTTGCGGCGCGCGAAAATACGTTCAAGGTTCTTGTCTGCGCCGCAGCAGGCGCGCTCCTTTTAAGCTACCTCTTTCAGGTCAAGCCGTGGGAAGGCATCGCAATACTCCTTGTGGTCATGGTGGTGCTGGTTCTTGAAATATTGAATACGGTGTTTGAGAGGATTGCTGATTTGGTGGAGCCTAAAATGCACCGCTACGTGCGGGAGATCAAGGATTTGATGGCAGCGGCGGTATTGGTTGCCTCACTCGTCGCCGCGATCATGGGGGTAGTAATCTTTTTGCCTTACATAAGGATGGCATTATCGCGGTAG
- the ybeY gene encoding rRNA maturation RNase YbeY encodes MFRNNKGNVEASLHRLPPLVMRKTSALVKRILQQETPRCTWNISIAAVTGKRMSELHNIYLHRRGTTDGLSFCLQKPSKNAGGIGEIIVDINCIRAQARARKAAFTQEFLRVIAHSCLHLVGYDHGTMREMKEMEKKEKKYTRI; translated from the coding sequence ATGTTTCGTAATAATAAGGGAAACGTAGAGGCGAGCCTTCATCGGTTGCCTCCTCTCGTCATGCGCAAAACATCCGCGCTTGTGAAACGCATACTGCAACAAGAGACGCCAAGGTGTACATGGAATATCAGTATCGCCGCAGTGACGGGAAAGCGCATGAGCGAACTTCATAACATTTATCTTCACCGGAGAGGGACCACGGATGGCTTAAGTTTCTGCCTCCAAAAGCCTTCGAAGAATGCAGGAGGGATAGGAGAAATTATTGTGGATATAAACTGCATTCGCGCGCAGGCACGCGCGCGCAAAGCCGCTTTCACGCAGGAATTTTTGAGAGTTATCGCCCATTCCTGCCTTCATCTTGTGGGATATGACCATGGAACAATGAGAGAAATGAAGGAGATGGAGAAGAAGGAGAAGAAATACACAAGAATTTAG